From Klebsiella sp. RHBSTW-00484, the proteins below share one genomic window:
- a CDS encoding lytic transglycosylase domain-containing protein, which translates to MLSTSAFLALTLQCAASIHPDTAQDVARIESGFNPYAIAEIIPKAERLPGDKGVITHLPKSKGEALNIVKNIEKKNRRYSVGLMQITSTNFSKFGMTADKLFSPCNNLSVFEKIITDCYLRGTTLERALSCYYSGNFNTGKKPEKSFGNTSYVQRIGYVVPSTKEDKQSIQTEPEKINISTFYPHEVVRGDVIDSTQSETETIKYPAHIVRGDFVITENKETNK; encoded by the coding sequence ATGCTATCGACCTCTGCCTTTCTTGCTCTGACGTTACAGTGTGCCGCATCAATTCACCCGGACACAGCACAGGACGTTGCAAGAATTGAATCAGGTTTTAATCCCTATGCCATTGCCGAAATAATCCCAAAAGCAGAAAGATTACCAGGTGATAAAGGTGTTATTACTCATTTACCAAAATCAAAAGGAGAAGCCCTCAATATAGTAAAAAACATTGAAAAGAAGAATAGACGCTATTCTGTCGGTTTAATGCAAATTACCAGCACCAACTTTAGCAAGTTTGGCATGACCGCCGATAAATTATTTTCCCCCTGCAATAATCTTTCTGTTTTCGAAAAAATAATTACTGATTGCTACCTACGCGGTACAACGTTGGAAAGGGCGCTCAGTTGTTATTATTCTGGAAATTTCAATACAGGAAAAAAACCGGAAAAATCATTCGGTAATACAAGTTACGTGCAGAGAATAGGTTACGTTGTGCCTTCAACAAAAGAGGACAAGCAATCAATCCAAACTGAACCAGAGAAAATAAATATATCAACCTTCTATCCTCATGAGGTTGTTCGCGGCGATGTTATAGATAGCACCCAATCAGAAACCGAAACAATCAAATACCCTGCACATATCGTGCGCGGTGACTTTGTTATTACTGAAAATAAGGAAACCAACAAATGA
- a CDS encoding TrbC/VirB2 family protein → MVSPAMAASGGFDKANESLNMWVVGLGTLAVATVTLCVMWIGYKVLWDGKKLSDMQNVIIGGILITGASGFGAYYMA, encoded by the coding sequence ATGGTATCCCCAGCTATGGCGGCCAGTGGGGGTTTTGATAAAGCTAATGAATCACTCAATATGTGGGTTGTGGGCTTAGGAACTTTAGCTGTAGCCACAGTAACGCTGTGCGTAATGTGGATTGGCTACAAGGTCTTATGGGATGGAAAGAAACTTAGTGACATGCAAAACGTCATTATTGGCGGCATTCTTATCACTGGTGCATCTGGTTTTGGTGCGTATTACATGGCTTAA